The following are from one region of the Salvia splendens isolate huo1 chromosome 2, SspV2, whole genome shotgun sequence genome:
- the LOC121773756 gene encoding uncharacterized protein LOC121773756, giving the protein MENVVVRVLDPDQEQQGSGSGSGSGRGRFLLHRSTAGVLPRGSSAEASKRFNIHKRTAERIWHISKQQIDRGEHVMMQDKATGYQHKDKLMLDEDKFRNMSMLERSTIRKVASKMEVSKTAIGRFLKSNQLKPHTSAIKPTLTETNKIARMKWCLSHIQPTLAEGKLLYHSMHNIVHIDEKWFYMTKTSDRYYLLPDEDVPYKSCKSKRFITKVMFMATVSRPLCGPDGEIIFDGKIGLFPFTEQILAQRSSKNRTEGTLETKPIQSITKEVMTACLLNQIIPTIKAKWPANASKKIFIQQDNAKPHLRAADQQFESLASTDGAIQSLQDDKMATSVDDLLRNVFTSFEELSPQTLNRVFITLQSCLTAILQVQKKNDYKIPHLNKDRLHRTEGLPLQLQVEEGLVRESLEYLKLPENNTGDTYDIGRLNHALGY; this is encoded by the exons ATGGAGAATGTGGTGGTCCGGGTGTTGGACCCTGATCAGGAGCAGCAGGGCAGTGGCAGTGGCAGTGGCAGTGGCAGGGGCAGG TTTCTTCTACATCGAAGTACGGCTGGAGTGCTGCCAAGAGGTTCTTCTGCAGAGGCATCCAAAAGATTCAATATTCACAAAAGGACAGCAGAGAGAATTTGGCACATCAGTAAGCAGCAGATAGACAGAGGGGAACATGTCATGATGCAAGACAAAGCAACAggttatcaacacaaagataaaCTCATGTTAGATGAAGACAAGTTTAGAAACATGTCCATGCTTGAGAGATCAACCATAAGGAAGGTTGCTTCTAAGATGGAAGTAAGCAAGACAGCAATTGGTAGATTTCTTAAGAGTAATCAGTTGAAACCTCACACAAGTGCTATCAAGCCTACACTTACTGAAACCAACAAAATTGCAAGGATGAAATGGTGTCTTTCTCATATTCAGCCAACACTAGCTGAAGGTAAACTTCTTTACCATTCAATGCACAACATTGTTCATATTGACGAGAAATGGTTCTACATGACAAAGACATCAGATAGATACTACCTTTTGCCGGATGAAGATGTGCCATACAAGTCCTGTAAGTCCAAGAGATTCATCACTAAAGTGATGTTCATGGCTACTGTCAGTAGGCCACTTTGTGGGCCTGATGGAGAAATCATATTCGATGGTAAAATAGGCTTATTCCCATTCACAGAACAAATACTAGCCCAAAGAAGTTCAAAGAACAGGACAGAAGGGACACTTGAGACAAAGCCTATTCAATCAATTACCAAGGAAGTCATGACAGCTTGTCTCCTAAACCAG ATTATACCAACAATCAAGGCCAAATGGCCAGCCAATGCAAGCAAGAAGATTTTCATACAGCAAGATAATGCCAAACCTCACCTTAGAGCTGCTGATCAACAGTTTGAGTCACTTGCTAGTACTGATGG GGCAATACAGTCACTTCAAGATGATAAGATGGCCACAAGTGTAGATGACTTGCTTAGGAATGTGTTTACCTCATTTGAAGAACTctcaccacagactctgaataGAGTATTCATCACATTGCAAAGCTGTTTGACAGCAATATTACAAGTGCAAAAGAAGAATGACTACAAGATCCCTCATTTAAACAAGGACAGATTACACAGAACAGAGGGGCTGCCTTTACAACTTCAGGTTGAAGAGGGTTTGGTGAGAGAGAGCTTGGAGTACCTAAAGCTGCCTGAAAACAACACTGGGGACACATATGACATAGGGCGGCTTAACCATGCTTTAGGGTACTAG
- the LOC121764097 gene encoding histone H3.2-like — translation MARTKQTARKSTGGKAPRKQLAIKAARKSAPATGGVKKPHCFRPGTVALREIRKYQKSTELLIRKLPFQRLVREIAQDFKTDLRFQSSAVKALQEAAEAYLVGLFEDTVGKKHTNLCAIHGKRVTIMPKDIQLARRIRGERA, via the exons ATGGCTCGCACAAAACAAACCGCCCGCAAATCTACTGGTGGAAAGGCGCCGCGTAAGCAACTGGCGATCAAAGCCGCTAGAAAATCAGCTCCGGCCACCGGCGGAGTGAAGAAGCCCCACTGCTTCCGCCCTGGCACAGTCGCTCTACGTGAGATCCGCAAGTATCAGAAATCTACCGAGCTGTTGATCCGCAAACTTCCGTTCCAGAGACTTGTTCGCGAGATAGCGCAGGATTTCAAAACTGATCTGAGGTTCCAGAGCTCTGCCGTTAAGGCGCTTCAGGAAGCAGCCGAGGCTTACCTCGTCGGATTGTTTGAGGATACTGTAGGAAAAAAAC aTACAAATCTATGCGCCATCCATGGAAAGAGAGTGACTATTATGCCTAAAGATATCCAGCTGGCCAGGAGAATTAGGGGTGAGAGGGCGTAG
- the LOC121761048 gene encoding squalene monooxygenase SE1-like, translating to MRQESGGDPDIIIVGAGVAGAALAYTLGKDGRRVHVVERDLTEPDRIVGELLQPGGYLKLIELGLEDCVQDIDAQQVFGYALYKDGKDTKLPYPLESFGADVSGRSFHNGRYIQRMREKAATLPNVTLEQGTVTSLLEEDGTIRGVQYKTKKGEEITTYAPLTIVCDGCFSNLRRSLCSPQVENPSCFVGLILENCDLPHANHGHVVLGDPSPILFYPISSTEVRCLVDVPGQKVPSISNGEMAHYLKTVVAPQVPSQLHDSFIAAIEKGNIRTMPNRSMPANPRPTPGALLLGDAFNMRHPLTGGGMTVALSDIVLLRNLLRPIDNLRDGSTLCQYLESFYTLRKPVSSTINTLAGALYKVFCASSDPARKEMREACFDYLSLGGIFSTGPVSLLSGLNPRPLSLFLHFFAVAVYGVGRLLLPYPSPTKVGLGARLLSAASGIIFPIIKAEGVRQMFFPATVPAYYRSTPVD from the exons ATGCGGCAGGAGAGCGGCGGCGACCCGGACATTATCATTGTCGGTGCTGGTGTTGCGGGGGCGGCGCTGGCTTATACCCTCGGCAAG GATGGACGTCGAGTTCATGTCGTCGAAAGAGACTTGACCGAGCCAGATCGCATCGTTGGCGAACTTCTCCAGCCGGGTGGTTATTTGAAATTGATTGAGTTAGGCCTTGAAG ATTGTGTGCAAGATATCGATGCTCAACAAGTTTTTGGATATGCCCTTTACAAGGACGGTAAAGACACCAAGTTACCTTACCCTTTAGAGAGCTTTGGCGCCGATGTCTCCGGGAGAAGCTTCCACAATGGCCGTTATATCCAGAGGATGAGAGAAAAGGCTGCAACACTTCCAAA TGTAACTCTTGAACAAGGCACAGTGACGTCGTTGCTTGAAGAAGATGGAACTATTAGAGGTGTGCAATACAAGACCAAGAAAGGCGAAGAGATCACTACTTATGCGCCTCTTACCATTGTTTGTGATGGATGTTTTTCAAACCTGAGGCGTTCTCTCTGTTCTCCTCAG GTGGAGAACCCCTCGTGTTTTGTCGGTCTGATCTTGGAAAACTGTGATCTCCCACATGCTAATCATGGACATGTTGTACTTGGGGATCCTTCGCCTATTCTGTTTTATCCCATTAGCAGCACAGAGGTACGATGCTTGGTCGATGTTCCTGGGCAAAAGGTTCCATCCATTTCCAATGGTGAAATGGCACACTATCTGAAAACTGTGGTGGCTCCTCAG GTTCCTTCTCAGCTGCATGATTCATTTATTGCTGCTATTGAGAAAGGGAACATACGGACCATGCCAAACAGAAGCATGCCAGCAAATCCTCGTCCCACCCCTGGTGCGCTTTTGTTGGGAGATGCATTCAACATGCGCCACCCTTTAACTGGTGGAGGAATGACGGTGGCCCTATCCGATATTGTTCTCCTACGCAATCTTCTTAGGCCAATTGACAATTTGCGTGATGGATCCACACTCTGCCAATATCTTGAATCCTTCTACACCCTCAGAAAG CCAGTGTCATCTACCATCAACACATTGGCTGGAGCGCTCTACAAAGTTTTCTGTGCTTCATCTGATCCAGCAAGGAAGGAAATGCGTGAGGCTTGTTTTGATTACCTGAGCCTTGGAGGCATTTTCTCAACTGGTCCTGTCTCCTTACTTTCTGGTTTAAACCCGCGCCCTTTGAGCCTCTTTCTCCACTTCTTCGCGGTGGCTGTCTATGGTGTTGGTCGATTGCTACTTCCATACCCTTCGCCTACCAAGGTTGGGTTGGGAGCCAGATTGCTTTCG GCAGCATCTGGAATAATTTTCCCGATTATTAAAGCAGAAGGCGTTCGACAAATGTTCTTCCCTGCTACTGTGCCAGCATACTACAGATCAACCCCTGTTGATTAG
- the LOC121771672 gene encoding late embryogenesis abundant protein Dc3-like → MSSHEQSYRAGEAKGHAQEKTGRAMDTVKDKAQAARDKASEAADTTRDKASEMAESGRETAAAGKEKTGGLLQKTGEQVKGMAQGAADAVKHTFGMAEEEDKEDVFKKRDTTNY, encoded by the exons ATGTCTTCTCACGAGCAAAGCTACAGAGCTGGTGAAGCCAAGGGCCATGCTCAG GAGAAAACCGGGCGTGCGATGGACACGGTGAAGGACAAGGCCCAGGCGGCGAGGGACAAGGCCTCGGAGGCCGCAGACACAACGAGGGACAAGGCGTCGGAGATGGCAGAATCGGGCAGGGAGACTGCGGCGGCGGGGAAGGAGAAAACGGGAGGGCTTTTGCAGAAGACCGGGGAGCAGGTGAAGGGGATGGCGCAGGGCGCTGCCGATGCGGTGAAGCACACTTTCGGGATGGCGGAAGAGGAGGATAAAGAAGATGTGTTTAAGAAGAGAGATACTACTAATTATTaa
- the LOC121788170 gene encoding DUF21 domain-containing protein At2g14520-like, with protein MAVEYRCCEAGFFIRIAVVAFLVLFAGLMSGLTLGLMSLSLVDLEVLAKSGTPKDRKHAEKILPVVKNQHLLLCTLLICNAAAMEALPIFLDSLISAWGAILISVTLILLFGEIIPQSICSRHGLAIGATVAPVVRVLVWICFPVAYPISKLLDSLLGHGHRALFRRAELKTLVNLHGNEAGKGGELTHDETTIIAGALELGDKTASDAMTPISEIFAIDINAKLDRVLMNEILEKGHSRVPVYYEQPTNIIGLILAKNLLAIHPEDEVPVKSVTIRRIPRVPETMPLYDILNEFQKGHSHMAVVVRQCNKAADKPPSTDAAGDAVKDVRVDIGGSSHKNVKSKIPLQKWKSLPNTGSNSFKGTPRSKKWAKNMYSDILQIDENPLPMHPEEEEAVGIITMEDVIEELLQEEIFDETDHHLEDS; from the exons ATGGCGGTGGAGTACCGATGTTGCGAGGCGGGGTTCTTCATTCGCATTGCGGTTGTGGCTTTTCTGGTGCTGTTTGCAGGCCTCATGTCCGGCCTCACTTTGGGCCTCATGTCTCTCAGCTTAGTCGACCTTGAAGTTCTCGCCAAATCCGGCACTCCCAAGGATCGAAAGCATGCTG AAAAGATATTGCCCGTTGTTAAGAATCAGCATTTGTTGCTTTGCACTCTGCTTATCTGCAATGCTGCTGCTATGGAG GCTCTTCCTATTTTCCTTGACAGTCTCATCTCAGCTTGGGGGGCAATCCTGATATCCGTGACATTGATACTTCTGTTTGGTGAG ATCATCCCACAGTCCATTTGTTCGAGACATGGGCTAGCTATTGGTGCGACTGTGGCCCCAGTGGTTCGTGTCCTTGTCTGGATCTGTTTCCCAGTTGCATATCCTATAAGCAAG TTGTTGGATTCACTACTTGGCCATGGACATAGAGCTCTATTTCGACGTGCTGAGTTGAAAACCCTTGTTAATTTACATGGAAATGAG GCTGGAAAAGGGGGAGAGCTCACACATGATGAAACGACCATCATTGCAGGGGCATTGGAACTCGGTGACAAAACAGCAAGCGACGCAATGACTCCAATATCTGAAATTTTTGCTATTGATATTAATGCTAAGCTCGACAG GGTTTTAATGAATGAAATCTTGGAGAAAGGACACAGCAGAGTCCCTGTCTACTACGAGCAACCTACAAATATAATTGGGCTTATTCTG GCGAAAAACTTGTTGGCGATTCATCCGGAGGATGAAGTCCCAGTGAAAAGTGTCACTATTCGCAGAATTCCAAG GGTTCCTGAAACTATGCCATTATATGACATCTTGAATGAATTCCAGAAGGGGCATAGTCACATGGCTGTTGTTGTTAGGCAGTGTAACAAGGCTGCGGACAAGCCTCCTAGCACGGATGCTGCAGGAG ATGCAGTCAAAGATGTGAGAGTCGACATTGGTGGTTCATCGCATAAAAATGTTAAGTCGAAGATACCTCTGCAGAAATGGAAGAGTTTACCAAACACAGGAAGCAATTCCTTCAAGGGTACACCAAGGAGCAAGAAATGGGCAAAAAACATGTACTCTGATATCCTGCAGATAGATGAAAATCCACTCCCAATGCACCCCGAAGAGGAAGAGGCGGTCGGGATAATAACCATGGAAGATGTCATTGAAGAGCTCTTACAG GAAGAGATATTCGATGAAACAGATCACCATCTCGAAGACTCGTGA